In a single window of the Plasmodium cynomolgi strain B DNA, chromosome 6, whole genome shotgun sequence genome:
- a CDS encoding hypothetical protein (putative), which produces IAGKGERKANARANARANAKANAKANAKANAKGKANPDENSRGITNKPTNDNHKKKVNEQVGNKFLHLEQNKRVSINPLFNSLCKNVSVSEACLYNVQEFFNEANYNNGRVENLGDKKLFCGVLYGTYEDDSIVKIENVFFALNRREQMYDVDYLLNSEDRRKADALAKMLNLEVVGVLYAYPDIGVDLSVSNKKRKNFVKLNKKIKTLNDEENELFIPMGGREVLLALTVMKHRDDGTRKNLPCEGNAVAQPRNGVPPNGAPRNGVPPNGATPNGVPPNGATPNGATPNGVPPVEAQKHRPKTWQNRTPRKNKKKNKNPNVKPFITLSVGMDKNSKSIVVEAYEINYDLLKLLNKDIIKDMQKQNSILHFEASKNEKDQKIKNFNAEVDLMNELYLKCKSAVLIEKIEVKQIDVLFCVNNMPIVSHKSFYNTFFPYPNNSNYYTILQRFNYMSRSLHNQKDMVNIFRDFNFLLFLTNIFSFERDIPPICKAVNDSKNSVGIPDQYVSILRSLSQSANAPQ; this is translated from the coding sequence ATAGCGGGAAAAGGCGAAAGAAAGGCTAATGCGAGAGCCAATGCGAGAGCTAATGCCAAAGCTAACGCCAAAGCTAACGCCAAAGCTAACGCCAAAGGTAAGGCTAACCCTGACGAGAACAGCCGGGGGATAACAAACAAGCCAACCAATGATAACCATAAGAAGAAAGTGAACGAACAGGTAGGAAACAAATTCCTTCACCtggaacaaaacaaacgtGTATCCATCAACCCGCTGTTCAATTCCctatgcaaaaatgtgagcGTTAGTGAAGCCTGCCTGTACAATGTGcaagaattttttaacgAGGCAAATTACAACAATGGGAGGGTTGAGAACCTGGGGGACAAGAAACTCTTCTGTGGTGTCCTATACGGGACGTATGAGGATGACTCTATCGTAAAAATCGAAAACGTATTTTTTGCGTTGAACCGCCGAGAACAAATGTATGACGTGGATTACCTGCTAAATAGCGAAGACAGGAGGAAGGCTGACGCGCTGGCAAAGATGCTGAATTTGGAAGTGGTGGGGGTTCTTTATGCTTACCCCGACATCGGGGTAGACTTAAGTGTGTCCaataagaaaagaaaaaatttcgtaAAACTTAACAAGAAGATAAAAACGTTGAATGATGAGGAGAACGAGCTGTTCATCCCCATGGGGGGCAGGGAGGTTCTCCTCGCGCTCACAGTGATGAAGCACCGCGATGACGGCACGCGGAAGAATCTGCCATGTGAGGGCAACGCGGTGGCACAGCCCCGCAATGGAGTACCCCCCAATGGAGCACCCCGCAATGGAGTACCCCCCAACGGAGCAACCCCCAACGGAGTACCCCCGAACGGAGCAACCCCCAACGGAGCAACCCCCAATGGAGTACCCCCCGTGGAAGCGCAAAAACATCGTCCCAAAACCTGGCAAAACCGCACACccaggaaaaacaaaaaaaaaaacaaaaacccCAACGTAAAGCCATTCATCACGCTATCCGTCGGCATGGACAAAAACTCCAAGTCGATAGTCGTCGAGGCGTACGAAATAAATTACGACTTGCTGAAGCTGCTAAATAAGGACATCATCAAAGACatgcaaaaacaaaacagcatACTGCATTTCGAAgcaagcaaaaatgaaaaggaccaaaagataaaaaactTCAACGCCGAAGTTGACCTAATGAATGAATTATATTTGAAATGTAAAAGTGCCGTCCTCATTGAGAAAATCGAAGTGAAGCAAATTGATGTCCTCTTTTGTGTTAATAACATGCCCATAGTTTCCCATAAGAGCTTCTACAATACCTTCTTCCCCTACCCCAACAATAGCAACTACTACACCATTCTCCAAAGGTTTAACTACATGTCTAGATCGTTACATAATCAAAAGGACATGGTCAATATATTTCGcgattttaatttcctccttttcctcacgaacattttttcattcgagCGTGACATCCCTCCTATTTGTAAAGCCGTCAACGATTCGAAGAACTCTGTTGGCATTCCTGATCAATACGTAAGCATTTTGAGGAGCCTCTCCCAAAGTGCCAATGCGCCTCAG